A genome region from Brooklawnia propionicigenes includes the following:
- a CDS encoding class II fructose-bisphosphate aldolase encodes MKPTSTVELLKAAQAGGYAVAAFNVVDDVSLRAIVAAANRASSPVIIQASVKTAKSIGVGLLTAMFDAAVSDSRVPVALHLDHCPDRRVIEDVVAAGWSSVLFDASNRDLETAIRESREVAELAHAHGIGVESEIENIVGVEDGVGSDVIAHAYSAQQVVEAAQASGIDLIAPQLGTAHGVYHGRPKLLPERAREFRALSDKPIVLHGGTGLTTQEFQAFIEAGVSKINISTELKMTYMKSALASLRRCEQTQEWDPPTLFNEIGGAVETMAVGFFEIFGSAGRA; translated from the coding sequence ATGAAGCCGACATCAACAGTTGAGTTGTTGAAAGCCGCTCAGGCGGGTGGGTATGCGGTGGCTGCCTTCAATGTTGTGGACGACGTGAGTCTGCGCGCGATCGTTGCCGCGGCGAACCGTGCGAGCTCACCGGTGATCATTCAGGCGTCGGTGAAGACGGCGAAGTCGATCGGAGTGGGGTTGCTGACAGCCATGTTCGACGCCGCGGTATCCGATTCGCGGGTACCGGTCGCCTTGCATCTGGATCACTGCCCGGATCGTCGTGTCATCGAGGACGTGGTTGCGGCGGGCTGGTCGTCCGTGTTGTTCGATGCGTCGAACCGCGATCTGGAGACGGCGATCCGCGAATCGCGGGAGGTAGCCGAGTTGGCACATGCTCACGGCATCGGCGTCGAGTCCGAGATCGAGAACATCGTCGGCGTTGAAGACGGTGTCGGCTCCGATGTGATTGCGCACGCCTACAGCGCGCAGCAGGTCGTCGAGGCGGCCCAGGCGAGTGGCATCGACTTGATCGCCCCGCAGCTGGGCACTGCCCACGGGGTTTACCATGGTCGTCCGAAACTGCTTCCGGAGCGAGCACGGGAGTTCAGGGCATTGTCGGACAAGCCGATCGTCCTGCACGGGGGCACCGGATTGACCACGCAGGAATTCCAGGCGTTCATTGAAGCCGGAGTCTCGAAGATCAATATCTCGACGGAGCTCAAGATGACGTATATGAAGTCTGCGCTCGCATCGCTGCGGCGATGCGAGCAGACCCAGGAATGGGATCCGCCAACGTTGTTCAATGAGATCGGTGGAGCGGTCGAGACCATGGCGGTCGGCTTCTTCGAGATCTTCGGCTCGGCAGGCAGGGCATGA
- a CDS encoding GntR family transcriptional regulator — protein sequence MTTDIEPMATGLARDSAVPLYAQLEEIFRAQIAGGQWAPGDRIPSENELNRIFNVSRMTVRGVLTRLVEDGLLVRVAGKGTFVAKKKIETSSPAYRGVREQLESLGYQTTTRLIRSTRTTPSPSVQEHLRLADGEDVFTVERVRSADGLPISLHHSFVPYRLAPTLDQHDLTSHQLCVILDEHYNLAMKHVDEKLESVSATTEVARQLKLSRGDPVLLLEDLIFDASGTPYEYSKILFRGDKVQISFSFDL from the coding sequence GTGACAACCGATATCGAGCCGATGGCGACAGGCCTCGCGCGCGATTCGGCTGTGCCGCTGTACGCGCAACTGGAAGAGATCTTCCGAGCCCAAATCGCCGGCGGTCAGTGGGCACCCGGCGACCGGATCCCCTCAGAGAACGAACTCAACCGCATTTTCAACGTCTCGCGGATGACGGTGCGGGGCGTGCTCACCAGACTCGTCGAGGACGGACTGCTCGTCCGCGTGGCAGGCAAGGGCACCTTCGTCGCCAAGAAGAAGATCGAGACCAGCTCCCCCGCCTACCGAGGCGTGCGCGAGCAGCTCGAAAGCCTCGGCTACCAGACCACGACACGACTCATCCGCAGCACCAGGACGACTCCCAGTCCGTCCGTGCAAGAACATCTGCGCCTCGCCGACGGCGAAGATGTCTTCACCGTCGAACGGGTGCGCAGCGCCGATGGCCTACCGATCTCGCTGCACCATTCCTTTGTTCCGTATCGGCTCGCGCCGACCCTCGACCAGCACGATCTGACCTCCCACCAGCTGTGCGTCATCCTCGATGAGCACTACAACCTGGCGATGAAACACGTCGACGAGAAGCTGGAATCGGTATCTGCCACGACTGAGGTCGCACGGCAGCTCAAGCTGAGTCGTGGCGACCCGGTCCTGCTTCTCGAGGACCTCATCTTCGACGCTTCAGGGACTCCGTACGAGTACTCGAAGATTCTGTTCCGCGGTGACAAGGTGCAGATCAGCTTCAGCTTCGATCTGTGA
- a CDS encoding 3-ketoacyl-ACP reductase → MNQPTALVTGGSRGIGLAIVKKLIAAGYNVSTIARNESTDDEFHQLVDSGKVLFLLGDITDAATRETLVNTTLDKFGQIDLLCNNVGTGPEKRLDILDMPLESYDRVMDVNLRSPLLLTQVVAALMIKNTPRNPGGQPGVIVNTGSASATMVSTNRGEYCISKAGVSMMTKLLAIRLAEHGIPVYEVSPGIIRTEMTKVVTAKYDKYILEDGNCPIARWGEPEDVAEAVIVLAEGRLKYSTGDIIYVDGGMRIPVL, encoded by the coding sequence ATGAATCAGCCAACCGCCCTCGTCACCGGAGGATCCCGGGGCATCGGTTTGGCCATCGTCAAGAAGTTGATCGCTGCCGGTTACAACGTCAGCACGATCGCTCGCAATGAGTCCACCGATGACGAATTCCACCAGCTCGTGGACAGCGGCAAGGTGTTGTTCCTGTTGGGTGACATCACGGATGCTGCCACACGTGAGACTCTGGTGAACACCACCTTGGACAAGTTCGGCCAGATCGACCTGCTGTGCAACAACGTCGGAACCGGCCCCGAAAAGCGCCTCGACATCCTCGATATGCCGCTGGAGAGCTACGACCGAGTCATGGACGTGAATCTCCGCAGCCCGCTGCTGCTCACCCAGGTGGTGGCTGCCCTCATGATCAAGAACACTCCTCGCAACCCGGGCGGTCAGCCTGGGGTCATCGTGAACACCGGCTCGGCCTCTGCCACCATGGTGTCCACCAACCGTGGCGAGTACTGCATCTCCAAGGCCGGGGTCTCGATGATGACCAAGCTCCTCGCGATCCGCCTGGCCGAGCACGGCATTCCCGTCTACGAAGTGAGCCCCGGAATCATCCGCACCGAGATGACCAAGGTTGTCACGGCCAAGTACGACAAGTACATCCTCGAGGACGGCAACTGCCCGATTGCTCGCTGGGGTGAACCAGAGGACGTCGCCGAGGCGGTCATTGTGCTGGCCGAAGGTCGGCTCAAGTACTCGACCGGTGACATCATCTACGTCGATGGCGGCATGCGGATCCCGGTGCTGTGA
- a CDS encoding LacI family DNA-binding transcriptional regulator: protein MTSTARLVAQRAGVSVSTVSRAYTHPDKLSPATLSRVREAAQALDYEPVQVRRPYGIGTSHPTIAFIAPDIANPYFAAIAKAAQQRAHMRSFNMMVANTSEDIEQESELLNGLPPSVQGVISCSSRSTDSQILEMSARAPMVLINHSVPSVNSVRVDETDAMRQIVNHLTALGHRRIAYAGGSAASPSEVARSSALIQIDAEHDELEIMHLGNFAAFAHGGMAAADLVISSGATAVIAFNDLAAIGILSRLHQRGLRVPEDISVVGTDDVLISEATYPPLTTMAMPLERLGSAAVELLEKAISGQSIMREEVVLLASLVIRQSTGPAPSNHDASAS from the coding sequence ATGACATCGACAGCTCGACTAGTTGCGCAGCGCGCGGGGGTTTCAGTATCTACAGTGTCGCGGGCGTACACGCATCCTGACAAACTCTCCCCTGCCACGCTCAGCCGGGTTCGAGAGGCCGCACAGGCCCTCGACTACGAGCCGGTGCAGGTACGACGTCCGTACGGAATTGGCACCAGTCATCCGACGATAGCTTTCATCGCTCCTGACATTGCCAACCCGTACTTCGCTGCGATTGCGAAGGCCGCCCAGCAGCGTGCGCACATGCGTTCGTTCAACATGATGGTCGCGAACACCAGTGAAGACATCGAACAGGAATCCGAGTTGCTCAACGGATTGCCGCCGAGCGTGCAGGGCGTGATCTCATGCTCCAGCCGCTCGACGGATTCCCAGATCCTCGAGATGTCGGCACGCGCACCCATGGTGCTCATCAACCATTCGGTCCCGTCGGTGAATTCGGTGCGGGTGGACGAGACCGATGCCATGCGGCAGATCGTGAATCATCTCACCGCGCTCGGGCATCGCCGGATTGCCTACGCCGGCGGGTCGGCGGCATCACCGTCCGAAGTCGCGCGCAGCTCGGCACTGATCCAGATCGATGCAGAGCACGATGAACTCGAGATCATGCATCTGGGCAACTTCGCCGCCTTCGCACATGGCGGCATGGCCGCAGCAGATCTGGTCATCTCGTCGGGGGCTACCGCGGTCATCGCCTTCAACGACTTGGCGGCGATCGGCATCTTGTCCCGTCTTCACCAACGCGGCCTTCGAGTGCCCGAAGATATCAGCGTGGTCGGCACCGACGACGTCCTGATTTCCGAGGCCACCTATCCGCCGTTGACCACCATGGCGATGCCACTCGAGCGACTGGGCAGCGCCGCCGTGGAACTACTGGAGAAGGCGATCTCCGGACAAAGCATCATGCGAGAAGAAGTCGTGCTGCTCGCAAGTCTCGTAATACGGCAATCCACCGGCCCAGCGCCATCGAATCACGACGCATCAGCCAGCTGA
- a CDS encoding HAD-IA family hydrolase, giving the protein MTPALLIFDCDGVLADTERDGHRVAFNQMFDELSIPLHWSNDEYAALVSIGGGKERLASVLTPALREQLGLPEDEEVLKQEVARWHRVKTRRYTELVTAGALPGRPGVKRLIGEADRSGWTVAVCSTSARESVLAVLQHVIGPELATRVHIFAGDIVARKKPAPDIYLYALDSLGFGPHNAVVVEDSGIGCRAAVGAGLATVITVSAYTGGDDFTGAAMVLSDLGEPGAAATVLADPWGVQVGEYVDLGVLNKVLESRQG; this is encoded by the coding sequence ATGACCCCGGCGCTGCTCATCTTCGACTGCGATGGCGTTCTGGCCGACACCGAGCGCGATGGCCACCGGGTGGCGTTCAACCAGATGTTCGACGAACTGTCGATCCCGCTGCACTGGAGCAACGACGAGTACGCCGCGCTGGTGAGCATCGGCGGGGGCAAGGAACGCCTCGCCAGCGTGCTGACTCCCGCCTTGCGTGAACAGTTGGGGCTGCCCGAGGACGAAGAAGTACTTAAGCAGGAGGTGGCTCGTTGGCATCGGGTGAAGACCCGCCGCTACACCGAGCTGGTGACCGCCGGTGCGCTGCCAGGCCGGCCGGGTGTCAAGCGCCTGATCGGTGAAGCCGATCGCAGCGGCTGGACGGTCGCGGTGTGCTCGACCTCTGCCCGCGAATCCGTCCTGGCGGTCCTACAGCATGTGATCGGGCCCGAACTCGCCACACGCGTGCACATCTTCGCCGGAGACATCGTCGCGCGCAAGAAGCCGGCTCCCGATATCTATCTGTACGCGTTGGACAGTCTCGGGTTCGGGCCGCACAACGCGGTGGTGGTCGAGGACAGCGGCATCGGCTGTCGGGCCGCGGTCGGCGCCGGCCTGGCGACTGTGATCACGGTATCGGCATACACCGGCGGGGACGATTTCACCGGTGCCGCCATGGTGCTTTCCGATTTGGGGGAACCTGGAGCTGCCGCAACCGTGCTGGCAGATCCGTGGGGCGTGCAGGTGGGGGAGTATGTGGATCTCGGCGTGCTGAACAAGGTGCTGGAGTCGCGGCAGGGCTGA
- the glnA gene encoding type I glutamate--ammonia ligase, with protein sequence MFQGADDLLAYLKDENVENVDVRFCDLPGVMQHFTVPVGSFGPEVFEEGLAFDGSSVTGFQAINESDMALMPDPTSAYLDAFRKSKTLVVNFFVHDPLTKEPYSRDPRNIARKAQAYLGTTGIGDTAYFAPEAEFYVFDDVRYETNGHSAFYSVDAESAGWNSAREEERGNLGYKVKTKGGYFPVAPADHYGDLRDEIVKHCEDAGLIIERAHHEVGAAGQAEINWRFDELLTSADNVMKFKYLVKNTAFVNGKTATFMPKPVFGDNGSGMHCHQSIWNDGKPLFYDENGYAQLSDVARWYIGGLLKHAPALLAFTNPTINSFHRLVPGFEAPVNLVYSARNRSACIRIPITGSNPKAKRIEFRCPDPSANPYLAFSALLLAGIDGIQNRIEPPAPVDKDLYELPPEEHAQVTQVPSSLDEVLAALEADKDFLLAGDVFTPDLLQTWIDLKNDEIDALRQRPHPYEFDLYYQI encoded by the coding sequence ATGTTCCAAGGCGCCGATGATCTCTTGGCGTATTTGAAGGACGAGAACGTCGAGAACGTCGACGTCCGTTTCTGCGATCTGCCAGGAGTGATGCAGCACTTCACTGTGCCTGTGGGTTCGTTTGGTCCCGAAGTTTTCGAGGAGGGCCTGGCATTCGACGGCTCGTCCGTGACTGGCTTCCAGGCGATCAACGAGTCGGACATGGCCCTGATGCCCGACCCCACCTCGGCTTACCTGGATGCGTTCCGTAAGTCGAAGACGCTGGTGGTCAACTTCTTCGTGCATGACCCGCTGACGAAGGAGCCCTACAGCCGCGACCCCCGCAACATCGCGCGGAAGGCTCAGGCATACCTCGGCACCACCGGCATCGGCGACACCGCGTACTTCGCTCCCGAGGCCGAGTTCTACGTTTTCGATGACGTGCGTTACGAGACCAACGGGCACAGCGCGTTCTACTCGGTGGACGCGGAGTCGGCCGGCTGGAACAGCGCCCGCGAAGAAGAGCGTGGCAACCTCGGCTACAAGGTCAAGACCAAGGGCGGCTACTTCCCGGTGGCTCCCGCCGATCACTACGGTGATCTGCGCGACGAAATCGTCAAGCACTGTGAAGATGCCGGTCTGATCATTGAGCGCGCTCACCACGAGGTCGGCGCTGCCGGCCAGGCCGAGATCAACTGGCGTTTCGACGAGCTGCTGACCAGCGCCGACAACGTCATGAAGTTCAAGTACCTGGTCAAGAACACTGCATTCGTCAACGGCAAGACCGCGACCTTCATGCCGAAGCCCGTCTTCGGTGACAACGGCTCGGGCATGCACTGCCACCAGTCGATCTGGAACGACGGCAAGCCGCTGTTCTACGACGAGAACGGTTACGCTCAGCTGTCCGACGTGGCCCGTTGGTACATCGGTGGCCTCCTCAAGCACGCTCCGGCGCTGCTGGCCTTCACCAACCCGACCATCAACAGCTTCCACCGTCTGGTGCCGGGCTTCGAAGCCCCGGTGAACCTGGTCTACTCGGCTCGTAACCGCTCGGCCTGCATCCGCATTCCGATCACCGGTTCGAACCCGAAGGCCAAGCGCATCGAGTTCCGCTGCCCCGATCCGTCGGCCAACCCGTACCTGGCCTTCTCCGCACTGCTGCTCGCCGGCATCGACGGCATTCAGAACCGCATCGAGCCGCCGGCTCCGGTCGACAAGGACCTCTACGAACTGCCGCCCGAAGAGCACGCTCAGGTCACCCAGGTTCCGTCCTCGCTGGATGAGGTGCTGGCCGCCCTCGAAGCCGACAAGGACTTCCTGCTGGCCGGAGACGTCTTCACTCCTGACCTCCTGCAGACCTGGATCGATCTGAAGAACGACGAGATCGACGCACTGCGTCAGCGTCCGCATCCCTACGAGTTCGATCTGTACTACCAGATCTGA
- a CDS encoding sugar phosphate isomerase/epimerase family protein yields MSINRLSLNTATAKNLDLPTALAAAAEHGYEAVGLWRDRVAETGVERTAQLVKQAGLRVSALCRGGFMTASEPDAIAWALSDNKAAIDEAAGLGTSELVMVVGGLPAASDFGGPAIPDGDRDLGAARQRVIDRVGDLVGYAQSRGVRLALEPMHPIFAADRGVLSTLGQCLDIADAFDQGAVGVVVDTYHVWWDPQLASQVERAGRAGQISSYQVSDWVLPLDLDTLNSRGFMGDGYIDFATITSLVEQTGYTGDIEVEIFNRKIWDLPTDELLSTVAERYSALVLPYLR; encoded by the coding sequence ATGTCAATCAATCGCCTTTCCCTCAATACAGCAACCGCCAAGAACCTCGATCTGCCGACGGCACTGGCCGCGGCCGCCGAGCATGGCTACGAAGCGGTAGGGCTGTGGCGCGACCGCGTCGCCGAGACCGGTGTCGAACGCACGGCCCAACTCGTCAAGCAGGCAGGGCTGCGAGTGTCGGCGCTGTGCCGCGGAGGTTTCATGACCGCCTCCGAGCCTGATGCCATCGCGTGGGCGCTGTCCGACAACAAGGCCGCGATCGACGAAGCAGCCGGGCTCGGCACCTCGGAACTGGTGATGGTGGTCGGCGGTCTGCCGGCCGCCAGCGACTTCGGAGGACCTGCAATTCCCGATGGCGATCGGGATCTCGGCGCAGCGCGGCAGCGGGTCATCGACCGCGTCGGCGACCTCGTCGGCTATGCGCAGTCTCGCGGGGTGCGTCTGGCGCTCGAGCCGATGCACCCGATCTTCGCCGCCGACCGCGGCGTGCTGTCCACTCTGGGCCAGTGCCTCGATATCGCCGATGCATTCGATCAGGGGGCTGTCGGGGTGGTCGTGGACACCTACCACGTCTGGTGGGATCCCCAGCTGGCCTCGCAGGTCGAACGCGCCGGACGAGCCGGACAGATTTCGTCCTACCAGGTGAGCGACTGGGTTCTTCCGTTGGACCTCGACACTCTCAACTCCCGCGGATTCATGGGCGATGGCTACATCGACTTCGCCACGATCACCTCGCTGGTCGAGCAGACCGGCTACACCGGCGACATCGAGGTCGAGATCTTCAACCGAAAGATCTGGGATCTGCCCACCGACGAACTGCTCAGCACTGTTGCCGAGCGCTACAGCGCGCTCGTTCTGCCGTATCTGCGCTGA